Below is a genomic region from Effusibacillus lacus.
TTTTGTTCGGAAACCCGTGACAGATCACATCGTTTACGGAAGCACATGTGGCATACGGATACCCTCGGTACCCTTTTTGTTCGGGCGTGGCTCCGTACTCTCGCAGATACTCTTCCACGAACCGGTCGATCTCCATCGTGGTAATGCCGGGCCGGATCATCCTGGCAATTTCCCGGTGGCAAGCGGCCAGCAGTTTGCCTGCCTCATGCATCCTTGCTATCTCGTCTCTGGTCTTCAATATGATCATGGAGTCACCTGCCAAGAGTTTAAATTGTGTATGGCATGCAGTGGATGCTAATTTTACTATACATAAAACTGAGGAAAGAAGCACCCTTCCTCCCGGAGAGGATCCCCTATGTACTCGCCGTTCCTCAGCATGTATTCATTCCTGCTTCTAAGCTTTGTGGTTTCTTGGATAACATAAAAAACCTCCGTGAGAAGCGTTGCTTACTACTTCCACACGGAGGGGCTATTTCCTATTGCGTTAATTGTTCCAGCCGTAGTGTATAAAGACTGGCTTATTTAGCTGGATACTTAAAAAGGTCCAGGGTGGGTTGGTCAAGGGTACCGATTTGAGATATGAATGTTAGTTCTTTGCCTTTTTGGCGTTGGTTTCGTACGGAACATCTTTTGGTGCATCCCCGTTAGGCCAGTCATTTGCCTTTGGTCCGAAGTCAGGCCGTTCTTGAGACAAGATATACGCTGCCAAATCGGCAGCTTGTTGTTCCGTAAGTGTTCCTTGCTTAATCCCTCCCATTTCACCCAAGGGCATGTTCCTTTGGATGTAACCTGCCGCTTTGCCCAGTCGTGCCATACCGGCCCCGATATTGAAGGAATTCTTACCCCAAAGTGCAGGACCTGAATTTGGCCCTGTTCCGGATCCATCTGCACCGTGACAGCTTGCACATGCCTGTTTGTACAGCTTTTCACCGTTTTCCTTATTAGGGGTTGGCGGATTCGGTATATCATTAACGACAACCCAGGGTCTCTCCTTGGTTCCGGTTGGAACTCCCTTTGAGATGTAAGTCAGGTAAGCAACCATAGCTCGCATTTCATCGCTGTTATAAGCGAGGGGTTTCCCATTCATGCTGCGCTGGAAACAACCGTTAATCCGATCTTCAATTGTCAACACTTTGCCGGCACGGGAAATGTATTTCGGGTAAACAGCTGTCACGCCTACCAAACTTGAAGTCGAATCAGTACCAGCAGCTCCATGGCAACTGGAACAGGACAATTGATTGCCAACATGTTCTTTAAGAACTGTATTCGTCTCGTTCATCAGTTTATATCCCAGCTTGATAGCCTCCCCTTCAGGGCCTTTAGGAACTTCGTCCATAGTCGGAACCTTGGGCTGGGTCACCTTCGTCTCTTGAGTTGCAACTTGCTTTGCTGGTTCGACTGTCTTATCAGCCGGTTGCGCGGTGGAGCAACCTGCGACTGCAATTATCAGTGCCGAGAAGAAAAATCCTGAAAGCAACCCTTTCTTCCAATGTTTATGTTCCATCTCTTCCCACTCCTATCTTGAACTCTATTGCTGTGCCTTCACGGCATCCATAATCGGCTGCCAGGGGCCATATTTGTGTTGTTCCGGGCTGAACATTCCTTCTGGGTAATAGGGGCCGTAGGCAGCATCCACAGCTTTTTTCTTAATGTTGGGTTGACCATTCGGATCCAGTCCTGACCAATCCAATTCCAGATTTGCTTTTTGCGGTCTCTGTTGTGAATTCAGGTAAGCAACCACATCATAAGCTTCTTCCAGAGTCAAACTTGGATCTCCATAGGGCATGTTTGCTTTTACAAAGCGTGTAGCTGTTATGTTTCTGTGCATGCCGGCACCTGTGTTGAAACTGTAGTCCCCCCAAAGGGCCGGGTATTTGTATCTGCCCTTGCTTTCGTCCCATTCTCCTTGACCATTTGCTCCATGACATTTGGCGCATTTATCGGAGAATATAACCTTTCCTTTTGCCGGATCGGCAGCCCTGTCCAGCAAAGGCAAGACCGGAGTTTCCTGTCCTTTAACGTCCTGCCAAGCAACCCCAGGCGTAATTCCGGTTGCCAGCCATTCCATATAAGCCTTCATCGACTGGGTTTCGTAACTGTCTTGCGGAAGTGCTTTCCCATTCAGGCTCCTTTCGAAGCAGGTGTCGATTCTGCCTTCCACTGTTAAATTGATACCTTCACGCGCATTGTATTTACCAGGTGGCGCATACTCATGAACCGCAGTATACAATGGAATCGCATTCGGCTTGGTACCTGCATCAAGGTGACAGCTTGCACAGGACAACTTGCTGTTCAAAACCGGTTTTGGGCTCCCCGGTCCCAGGTATTTCGGGGTGTTGACGATCAATTCTTTTCCGTACCGAATCATATCCCCTCTAGCATCATCCGGGATGTCGCTTTCGTTAGGCATTTTCCAGGTGCCCTGCAGAATGTCATCATCTGTGTTTGCATAAAGAGTACCAGTTACACCTCCTGTGATGATTACAGACACAATCAGTCCTGCAAGAAGTTTTTTTGTTAATACCTTTCTCTCCACCTTTTCCACTCCCTTGTCTAACCAACTTCGAATGTGCTTTCCTCTTGCTCAGAACCGGGATTGGGCCCGTCACCCATTTATCACGCAAGATTCATGCCAATAAAGAAAAGTGCCCTTATACTTGTTACCATTGACATAATAATTCCTTACAAGTGCAAAAAAACGGCCCGGGTACCAGGTTTTTCAAAAACCGGCCCTGCCGTTGTTCGTGATACCCTGACATTTTGACACGACAAAATGTCAGGGTCTATTCTGTAATTCTGTAATCCTGTATTCCTCCAGCTTTCGATACAAGTTTCGGACACTGATTCCCAATAGTTTGGCAGCTTGTGTCTTGTTCCCTTTGCATGCTTTCAGCACACGAAGAATGTACTTTTGTTCCAATTCTGATAGTGAAATGAAATTCTCCGGTTCAGCCTGTGCTTGCATAAGGTCTTCTCCTCTTCTTGTGGCGGCCCCCCCAGGTATGAGGAGATCTCTAGGTTCGATTTCTCTTCCATTCGCCAGCAATATTCCCCGTTCGATCATATGGGCCAACTCGCGCACGTTACCCGGGAAATGATAGCTGCAGAGAGCCTCCATGGCTTCCCTTGTTACTGTTATATTCTTGTTTCGTCCAAACTTATCAAGAAAGAACTCCACTAACATGGGAACGTCATCCAATCGCTCTCGCAGTGGAGGGACGGGGAGTTTCATGACATTCAGTCTGTAGTACAGATCTTCCCGAAA
It encodes:
- a CDS encoding c-type cytochrome, translated to MERKVLTKKLLAGLIVSVIITGGVTGTLYANTDDDILQGTWKMPNESDIPDDARGDMIRYGKELIVNTPKYLGPGSPKPVLNSKLSCASCHLDAGTKPNAIPLYTAVHEYAPPGKYNAREGINLTVEGRIDTCFERSLNGKALPQDSYETQSMKAYMEWLATGITPGVAWQDVKGQETPVLPLLDRAADPAKGKVIFSDKCAKCHGANGQGEWDESKGRYKYPALWGDYSFNTGAGMHRNITATRFVKANMPYGDPSLTLEEAYDVVAYLNSQQRPQKANLELDWSGLDPNGQPNIKKKAVDAAYGPYYPEGMFSPEQHKYGPWQPIMDAVKAQQ
- a CDS encoding c-type cytochrome, with product MEHKHWKKGLLSGFFFSALIIAVAGCSTAQPADKTVEPAKQVATQETKVTQPKVPTMDEVPKGPEGEAIKLGYKLMNETNTVLKEHVGNQLSCSSCHGAAGTDSTSSLVGVTAVYPKYISRAGKVLTIEDRINGCFQRSMNGKPLAYNSDEMRAMVAYLTYISKGVPTGTKERPWVVVNDIPNPPTPNKENGEKLYKQACASCHGADGSGTGPNSGPALWGKNSFNIGAGMARLGKAAGYIQRNMPLGEMGGIKQGTLTEQQAADLAAYILSQERPDFGPKANDWPNGDAPKDVPYETNAKKAKN